The Acidianus infernus genome window below encodes:
- a CDS encoding universal stress protein, with protein MFEKILVAYDGSEHSKKALDVAIDLAKRYSSEVYVVEAVDETIFETVGVLPPLSAIEEMEKKAKKDIDEAVKKATQNGVKTVGEVLSGDPATAILEYANKNDIKLIIVGSRGLSRFKRILLGSVSSRVVQESKIPVMVVK; from the coding sequence ATGTTTGAGAAAATATTAGTTGCGTACGATGGATCTGAACATAGTAAAAAGGCTTTAGATGTTGCAATAGATTTAGCAAAAAGATATAGCTCAGAAGTCTACGTAGTTGAAGCCGTAGATGAAACGATATTTGAAACTGTAGGTGTACTTCCGCCTCTTTCTGCGATTGAAGAGATGGAAAAGAAAGCTAAGAAAGATATAGATGAGGCTGTTAAGAAGGCTACTCAAAATGGAGTAAAGACAGTAGGTGAGGTTTTGAGCGGAGATCCAGCAACGGCTATTCTAGAATATGCAAATAAGAATGATATAAAGCTTATAATAGTGGGTAGTAGAGGATTATCAAGGTTTAAGAGAATACTTTTAGGTAGTGTATCTTCAAGAGTTGTTCAAGAATCTAAGATTCCAGTGATGGTTGTTAAATAA